Part of the Nothobranchius furzeri strain GRZ-AD chromosome 2, NfurGRZ-RIMD1, whole genome shotgun sequence genome, AAAATACACTACGACAAACTCCTGACTGAGTTGTTGAATTGTTGTTTAATACCAACGGAGGGTGTGGCGCGGACTCAAAGACagcagaaaaatgtaaaaaacactaaatctACTCCAGTAGTATTTTCTTAATTTTGACAAGTTAAATAAGCTGCAAGTAAGCAGAATCTGTCAAGAAAGACCTTAAAGATTGCAACCAAAACACGTATAATAGTGTTGGGTTGAAATACTAGGAAATGGTGTGCTATTTCACAAACAGTCTTGCTGTAACACATAAGATATTGATAAGAGTGCATTTTTGCTCCATATGACAAAAAGTATAAACCTTTTCAAACACTGAAGCACAAACCAGCCTAAAGCCAAGCCTTGTCCGCAGTAACAACAACAttcctgtgtgtttttgtgtcttcAGACAGTCTGAGGAAGTTGCTACCAGTGCATCACACACACGTAATGTGCACACCTatgcacacacacgtatgtacacACAGGTTGCCAGATCAATGACAGTCAAGTGTGCTTTGAACTTTTTGCGATCACTGGTTATAATTCTGCCCAAGGCGTCAATGGGAGTGCCCAGCGGAATTAGTCCCAACATGTCCAGGGAAGGCGGGGGACCCCAGCGGAAGGAAACGTGTCCTGCGCATCACACCAACACGCAACAGTTTAAACAACCACCTTTGGATGGTTTCTGGAGCGCTGCCCGCGTGGCCGTCTCGAACACCTCCCAGATCCCCTCTTTGGTTTTCGCAGAGCACTCCACATAGTCGTGCGCCCCGATGCGCGCGGCCATGGCGCGGCCCTCCTCAGTCTTCACGGGCTCCAGCTTCAGCCGAGACAGCTCGTTCTTCACGTTCTCGTCGTTGCGCAGATCCCGCTTGTTGGCCACCAGTATGATCGGCACGTTCGGGCAGAAGTGTTTGACCTCGGGCACCCACTTCTCGGGGATGTTCTCCAACGAGTCCGGGCTGTCCACGGAG contains:
- the LOC107377660 gene encoding rho-related GTP-binding protein RhoB, with translation MADIRRKLVVVGDGASGKTCLLIVFSKDEFPEVYVPTVFETYVADIEVDNKKVQLALWDTAGQEDYDRLRPLSYPDTDVILMCFSVDSPDSLENIPEKWVPEVKHFCPNVPIILVANKRDLRNDENVKNELSRLKLEPVKTEEGRAMAARIGAHDYVECSAKTKEGIWEVFETATRAALQKPSKGGCLNCCVLV